One window from the genome of Deltaproteobacteria bacterium encodes:
- a CDS encoding ABC transporter ATP-binding protein: MTQPALRIENLRITFPNAGQRLPVVDGVSFEIARGEVLALVGESGCGKSMTAFAAMRLVPKPGAIEGVIELNGRDITKLPVPEMRKVRGTQLGMIFQEPMTSLSPVLRAGEQVVEAIRLHEKVSHGEARKRVIELFERVRIPDAEQRFDAYPHQLSGGLKQRVMIAMALATKPQVLIADEPTTALDVTIQAQVLELMRELQRESDAAILLITHDLGVVNELADRVAVMYAGRIVELGKREDVLARPRHPYTVGLLKSMPGLAQPGERLHEIAGVVPPPTEWTAACRFASRCPRVIEKCSASAPAQTALGDGHWAACFAVEQEGAR, encoded by the coding sequence ATGACGCAGCCCGCGCTCCGCATCGAGAATCTGCGCATCACTTTCCCGAACGCGGGGCAGCGCCTCCCCGTCGTCGATGGCGTCTCGTTCGAGATCGCGCGCGGCGAAGTGCTCGCGCTGGTCGGCGAGTCGGGCTGCGGCAAGTCGATGACGGCGTTCGCAGCGATGCGGCTCGTGCCGAAGCCGGGCGCGATCGAGGGCGTGATCGAGCTGAATGGGCGCGACATCACGAAGCTCCCCGTGCCCGAGATGCGCAAGGTTCGCGGCACCCAGCTGGGAATGATCTTCCAGGAGCCGATGACGAGCCTCTCGCCTGTGCTGCGCGCGGGGGAGCAAGTCGTCGAGGCGATCCGCCTGCACGAGAAGGTTTCCCACGGCGAGGCGCGAAAGCGTGTGATCGAGCTGTTCGAGCGCGTGCGAATCCCCGATGCCGAGCAGCGCTTCGACGCGTACCCGCACCAGCTCTCGGGCGGGCTCAAGCAGCGCGTGATGATCGCGATGGCGCTCGCGACCAAGCCGCAGGTGCTGATCGCCGACGAGCCCACCACCGCGCTCGACGTCACGATTCAGGCGCAGGTGCTCGAGCTGATGCGCGAGCTGCAGCGCGAGAGCGACGCCGCGATCCTGCTGATCACCCACGACCTCGGCGTCGTGAACGAGCTCGCCGATCGCGTGGCGGTGATGTACGCTGGCCGCATCGTCGAGCTGGGCAAGCGCGAGGACGTGCTGGCGCGCCCGCGGCACCCGTACACGGTCGGTCTCTTGAAATCGATGCCCGGCCTCGCGCAGCCGGGCGAGCGCCTGCACGAGATCGCGGGCGTCGTGCCGCCGCCGACCGAGTGGACCGCGGCCTGCCGCTTCGCCTCGCGCTGCCCGCGCGTGATTGAGAAGTGCAGCGCGAGCGCGCCGGCGCAGACGGCGCTGGGCGATGGGCACTGGGCCGCGTGCTTCGCGGTGGAGCAGGAGGGCGCGCGATGA
- a CDS encoding ABC transporter permease: MAAYVIRRLAYGFGVVLGVLGLLFVLFFTVASPDDIARRALGEKARQSAIDQWKANHGYDRPLLPSFAEGGLRNNLLYDHYRRMLTFDFGHSDVDGVPIGERLARGAPASLALMIPLFLIEIALAIAVGLFVAVFRGTYIDRMGVFLCVLLMSLPILLQIIGAQYLIAKLLSWFPLSGFSRDPDVIARFLALPVLVGVISGVGGEVRFLRTVFVEETSRDYVRTARAKGASEMRVMLRHVLRNSLIPVLTRVLLTIPFLFTGSLLLEAFFGIPGLGGITVDAINANDFATLRVMVFIGALAFVVTQIITDVSYALVDPRVRLE, from the coding sequence GTGGCCGCCTACGTGATCCGCAGGCTCGCCTACGGCTTCGGCGTCGTGCTCGGCGTGCTCGGCCTCCTGTTCGTGCTGTTCTTCACCGTCGCTTCGCCCGACGACATCGCGCGCCGCGCGCTCGGCGAGAAGGCGCGCCAATCGGCGATCGACCAGTGGAAGGCGAACCACGGCTACGACCGCCCACTCTTGCCCTCGTTCGCGGAGGGCGGGCTCCGTAACAACCTGCTGTACGACCACTACCGCCGGATGCTCACGTTCGACTTCGGCCACAGCGACGTCGACGGCGTGCCGATCGGCGAGCGCCTCGCGCGCGGTGCGCCCGCGAGCCTCGCGCTGATGATCCCGCTGTTCCTGATCGAGATCGCGCTCGCGATCGCCGTCGGCCTCTTCGTCGCGGTCTTCCGCGGCACCTACATCGATCGCATGGGCGTGTTCCTGTGCGTGCTGCTGATGTCGCTGCCGATCCTGCTGCAGATCATCGGCGCGCAGTACCTGATCGCGAAGCTGCTCTCGTGGTTCCCGCTCTCCGGCTTCTCGCGCGATCCAGACGTGATCGCGCGCTTCCTCGCGCTGCCCGTGCTCGTGGGCGTGATTTCGGGCGTCGGCGGCGAAGTGCGCTTCCTGCGCACCGTGTTCGTGGAGGAAACGAGCCGCGACTACGTGCGCACCGCGCGCGCCAAGGGCGCGAGCGAGATGCGCGTGATGCTGCGCCACGTGCTGCGCAACAGCCTGATCCCGGTGCTGACGCGCGTGCTGCTCACGATCCCGTTCCTGTTCACGGGCTCGCTCTTGCTCGAGGCCTTCTTCGGCATCCCCGGCCTCGGCGGCATCACGGTCGACGCGATCAACGCCAACGACTTCGCGACGCTGCGCGTGATGGTGTTCATCGGCGCGCTCGCGTTCGTGGTGACGCAGATCATCACCGACGTGAGCTATGCGCTCGTCGATCCGCGCGTGCGGCTGGAGTAG
- a CDS encoding ABC transporter permease, whose amino-acid sequence MEAHVVGNLIVAALLALGLWAGRAIRKNRLWREALAEVWRRRWGSVLVIALFVGIALLDSIAWIGGETKGEDVVAANEARSVIDRAFAGVAEESYSAPLADVTFYEKFALNDPGGHLLGTDILGRDVLYRTLKGARVALLIGGFTSAIAIPLALLLGVTAGYFGGRWDDLVFFVMSTLASIPSLLLLIAIVMALGRGTWQVCFALGVTSWVGLSRVSRGETLKLRELDYVQAARALGVSEARILWRHIVPNLFHLVIITFVLLFSGLVISETILSYLGIGVDGSWGQMIDQARNELAREPIVWWNIAAAGTAIFALLLAVNLVGDALRDVLDPRTARERE is encoded by the coding sequence GTGGAAGCGCACGTCGTCGGGAATCTGATCGTCGCCGCGCTGCTCGCGCTCGGGCTCTGGGCGGGGCGCGCGATCCGTAAGAACCGGCTCTGGCGCGAGGCGCTGGCCGAGGTGTGGCGGCGGCGCTGGGGGTCGGTGCTCGTGATCGCGCTGTTCGTCGGGATCGCGCTGCTGGACTCGATCGCGTGGATCGGCGGAGAGACGAAGGGCGAGGACGTCGTCGCCGCGAACGAGGCGCGCAGCGTGATCGACCGCGCCTTCGCGGGCGTCGCGGAGGAGAGCTACTCGGCGCCGCTCGCGGACGTCACGTTCTACGAGAAGTTCGCGCTCAACGATCCCGGCGGACACCTGCTCGGCACCGACATCCTCGGCCGCGACGTGCTCTATCGCACGCTGAAGGGTGCGCGCGTGGCGCTGCTGATCGGCGGCTTCACCAGCGCGATCGCGATCCCGCTGGCGCTCTTGTTGGGCGTGACCGCGGGCTACTTCGGCGGCCGCTGGGACGACCTGGTGTTCTTCGTGATGTCGACCCTCGCCTCGATCCCGTCGCTCTTGCTGCTGATCGCGATCGTGATGGCGCTCGGGCGCGGCACCTGGCAGGTGTGCTTCGCGCTCGGCGTCACGAGCTGGGTCGGGCTCTCGCGCGTCTCGCGGGGCGAGACGCTGAAGCTGCGCGAGCTCGATTACGTGCAGGCCGCGCGCGCGCTCGGCGTGTCGGAGGCGCGCATCCTGTGGCGCCACATCGTCCCGAACCTGTTCCACCTCGTGATCATCACGTTCGTGCTGCTGTTCTCCGGCCTCGTGATCTCCGAGACGATTCTCTCGTACCTCGGCATCGGCGTGGACGGCAGCTGGGGCCAGATGATCGACCAGGCGCGCAACGAGCTCGCGCGCGAGCCGATCGTGTGGTGGAACATCGCCGCAGCGGGCACCGCGATCTTCGCGCTGCTGCTCGCCGTGAACCTCGTGGGCGACGCGCTGCGCGACGTGCTCGATCCGCGCACGGCGCGGGAGCGCGAGTAA